A genome region from Candidatus Hydrogenedentota bacterium includes the following:
- a CDS encoding FAD-dependent oxidoreductase — protein MKRRHFLGGLAAGAMAPLGAARAENGAPADPATVEWSRRLPVRHTADVAVIGGGIAGVSAACAAAKSGASVVLVERFAVTGGDLTAGGVANFCGKMTGQGEVFDEIVRDLTAFGALDGTNIHYEILAVVLQEMLLRRGVKLLLHTRFVDAVVRDGVLTEVVVAGKSGPEAVRARLVIDCSGDGDVARAAGFAVERGRAGDGLPLPMSMMFFVRHVGADETRPRLPEGWFDPVRRQEDLPMTSLWPDGPGANALKVKIPMFHSTDTEALTAAEVRGRRRMLEVLDYYQRVEGKPWRLDHCSPIIGIREGCRITGLQTLRVDDLRAGRRFDDAVAMGTFYLDGHKPDDDKRTYILPKDELEVPPYQIPYGCLVARDGRNLLMAGRCFSADQLALSSARVSTTCSMMGQAAGIAAALCAAKNCAPAELDPALVRKTVEERGGDLRV, from the coding sequence ATGAAACGCAGACACTTTCTCGGGGGGCTGGCCGCGGGCGCGATGGCCCCGCTGGGCGCGGCCCGCGCCGAAAACGGCGCGCCAGCAGACCCCGCCACGGTGGAGTGGTCGCGGCGGCTGCCCGTGCGCCACACGGCGGACGTGGCGGTCATCGGCGGCGGCATCGCGGGGGTCTCCGCCGCGTGCGCCGCGGCGAAGTCCGGCGCGAGCGTGGTGCTGGTGGAGCGCTTCGCCGTCACGGGCGGCGACCTCACCGCCGGGGGCGTGGCGAACTTCTGCGGCAAGATGACGGGCCAGGGCGAGGTCTTCGACGAGATCGTCCGCGACCTCACGGCCTTCGGCGCCCTCGACGGCACCAACATCCACTACGAGATCCTCGCCGTCGTCCTCCAGGAGATGCTCCTGCGGCGTGGCGTGAAACTGCTGCTGCACACCCGCTTCGTGGACGCCGTGGTCCGCGACGGCGTCCTCACGGAGGTCGTCGTCGCGGGGAAGTCCGGCCCCGAGGCGGTCCGCGCGCGCCTGGTCATTGACTGCTCCGGCGACGGCGACGTGGCCCGCGCCGCAGGCTTCGCCGTGGAGCGCGGGCGCGCGGGCGACGGCCTGCCCCTGCCCATGTCCATGATGTTCTTCGTGCGCCATGTGGGGGCGGACGAGACGCGGCCCCGCCTGCCGGAGGGCTGGTTCGACCCGGTCCGCCGCCAGGAGGACCTGCCCATGACCAGCCTGTGGCCCGACGGCCCCGGCGCCAACGCGCTCAAGGTGAAGATTCCCATGTTCCACTCCACGGACACCGAGGCGCTCACGGCGGCGGAGGTCCGGGGGCGCCGCCGGATGCTGGAGGTGCTGGACTACTACCAGCGGGTCGAGGGGAAGCCCTGGCGGCTCGACCACTGCTCGCCCATCATCGGCATCCGCGAGGGCTGCCGCATCACGGGCCTCCAGACGCTCCGCGTGGACGACCTGCGCGCCGGACGGCGCTTCGACGACGCCGTCGCCATGGGCACCTTCTACCTCGACGGCCACAAGCCCGACGACGACAAGCGCACCTACATCCTGCCCAAGGACGAGCTCGAGGTGCCGCCCTACCAGATCCCCTACGGCTGCCTCGTCGCGCGCGACGGGCGCAACCTGCTCATGGCCGGCCGCTGCTTCTCCGCCGACCAGCTCGCCCTCTCCTCCGCCCGCGTCAGCACCACCTGCTCCATGATGGGCCAGGCCGCCGGCATCGCCGCCGCCCTCTGCGCCGCCAAAAACTGCGCCCCAGCGGAACTTGATCCCGCCCTCGTAAGGAAGACCGTGGAGGAGCGCGGGGGGGACCTTAGGGTTTAG